CTTTCCTACATCCAGGGTGATACAATTCAAAAGGATATATGAGGGATCGTACATATGGATCGAGAGAGTCTCTACGAGTACGGGGAGAGATTTAAGAGACTATGTACAAGTTGTCCATACCACCAAATTCATAAATAGTAGCTTATCCAATATTTCTGTGAAGGCTTGATATCTATGGATAGGCAGATAATAGACGTTGATAATGGAGGAGCCTTGGTGGATAAAACACTTGTTGTAAAAAAGGcaattgattgaaaatatgGCCTCCAATAACCAACAATTCAGCACTCGCAACAACTTTATTCCTTCTATTTGAGAAGTACATGAGATGGGGACCACATATGTTCTTGATCATTCAAAGTTGGAGAACACGTTAGACAATCTAGCGTTTATGGTAAAGCAGCTAGCCATGTATCAGACAGTTGAAAATATAGGTGGGATTTGTTCTtgtaatgataattttttagaTCATTGGAGCAAAAAACCCTATAAGATACAAGCTTAAAGGATAAATAATCAAGCTCCAGAGCTTGACAACGAAGTTCAAAAAATATAGCACTAaggttttcttagtttttatttttatttttttcattgtaataattttgttttgtctcTATATGGAAGACTAAACTCCTCGGGGTTGATTCTCTTATGATTTCACAATGAATTTTGAGGTTTTTGTTCAATAaagttttattcttaaattcTCTGCAGCAAATTGTGCTTTATTATTGGTCTTTTTGAAATCTAGTTTCTATCAAAAGAATTGTTTTTTAACGCTAGTTGagaattcaatttttttctttaattggagTTCTTGGTTAATTCGCTTAGTCTTAGTCAATCTCTTATTTTCTTAATTCAAGAGGTAGAAGTAAACATCTCTTGAGTAGACATTGGAAGTAATGAGATACTGAATATATCAATGGACACTTGTTTTGATGATAAGATTTTGTTGAATTTGATTTACACTTGTTTGATTAAGTTTGACACTGTGTGAGGATTGAAAGAGTGAAAATCTTAAGAAAAGCAATTAATTCATTGTCAAATAAACTTGAGAGTCAACTTGTTTCCTTTAACTACTTTATAatctttactttatttttttctgcaCAAAAATCTCAACCCCCCTTTTATTTTCATTGTTATTTCTAATCATTTTAAGTGCACAATATCTTAACTTGATTTACTATTGGATTTGTTAGGAGATGACTTGAAATCATTTGACCTTATCTATATTATCATCTCTTTAGTGTTAAATGGTCTAGCACTATGTTAGACAGTTACCactaaaatcattttaatttaactGCTAAACAAAAGTTAGTAGTCATCTCCCCAATAGACAAAtgaaatatatttgtatatgCATGTCACAACAATCCTTTGTCTAGCATGTCAAAGCTAACGTGTCCTCCTCTAGTTATAACCATCTTCATGTGCATATACATCAATACAATTAATACATAAAACCATAAACCAACTAAATACAAAAATGctttaaaacaaaaatcacCCTTCCAAATTGTGCTTTTCAAAATAGTTATCAAAATAGCCTTTCCAAAATTCTGGAACACCAAATCTGAAAACATATTCTAGAAAGACTATTCTAAAAAGTTGTTCTCGAAAGCATAATCTATAAATGTATTGTAGAATACTAAATCTAGAATACAATATCACATGTATCCTCCGGACTCCATTTTCTACAATTTTATGGAATGCAAAATCTGAGAGCGAAAAAGAACCAAAAAACCCACCTTTCTTCTCCAACAAACCGCACCTCAAAAAACTCCGAAGAAGCATCGAAAACCACTCAAAGACGGGCACAAATCACTTCAAACCACTCAGGATTCCTACCAATCACACACAATAGTCACCAGAGCAGTAACATAGGGAGAAGAACCAAAacctatttatatttaaaacctaataagagattttgtttttcttttcacatAAGGCATTGGCTGCGTATAAAAGATTGACACAACTTCTCCAATCAGCGtatcaattttttattagtaGACACAATGTGAGACCCAAAATTAAGATGAGATTTGTGTCCTTCAAAAACACACAATCAAAGAGCTGCAAGTGAAAGGATGTAATGCATAACTCTTGTTTTTGACGAAAGACTTAAAAGATGTTTCTCAATACGATATCCCAAAAAATGATTTGCACAattgattattggtatctaatctGATGAAACCAGCTTATATTTTCCTCTCCAATTGTCACATTTTCGtatctttcattttttcttaAGTACTTCTCTTAAACCAAATacatctattttatattttctttctcaCCTATTtcctttacatttttttctattctcATGTACGCTATCTTTCTCCTCTTTACCAAACGTAATGGCTTGTTGTAAAAAacacaataaagataaaaaaaggcCTTGGATTGAAGAACGCCAAGATTTCCTTTGAAAGTCGTATTGCCATAACTCTCTATATGCGCTTAACAAAGGGAAACATTTGTGACTTTTGAGATTATACTGACTACCCTTATGCGTATCCTCTTGATAAATTAATGCTAGTATATTTTACAAGATCACATAGGAAAAATGTAACACCCATCACaaaatttcaaatgagtttcttTTTCTCGAAGAAGGTCTTCAAGTGCCATAGTTGCATCCCTGCTACTGATAAGCAGACGAGGAGAGAAAGCAAACTTAACCAGAACATTCTGCTATTGGTTGCCCTGTTCAGTTCCTGCATTTCTTCTTCTCTGCAAATTAAAAAGCACAGAATAGTAAGAATGATGATTTTATAATATCCCATCAAGTATTTACACAAACAAGAATAATGTTTAATTTACTTTCCTATGTGAACGTATTCAATTAAGAATTTTCAGGCAATGATTGGTTGGTTACCTTTCACGAAGATAAAACATCTCGTCGTGAATGGAAGCAACAGAATCCTGCAACTTCCTTAGCTCTAGCTCCATTACCTGGTATAGAGGAGTTAAATTTATGTAagaatttgtattttctttcatcGAACATTGTGTCAGCAAAGATTACAACTTTTGCAATGTAATTGAAAATCAAAGAGTCTGTTCAGTTTCGCCTCAAGTGACAAATGTGTGGTATGGGATGGGAAGGCTGAGTAGGCCGTGATTTGCTCCAGAATATGGCATAAATTTTAGTGACATAAACAGGATTCAAGTAAACAAATTACAATAATATGCAATCATTCAAGAAAGCCAATTTTGTCAACAGAGAATAAGCCAAAAAAAGTGCTGCCTACCACTtacccaaaataaaataaatgaggcAGACAAAAATTTATCAGTAGGGAAAATATGTTATCATTTGTACGGATGAATGTGGTTCCCATTCAATATACACATTATACAGTAAGAAGATTTCCATGATTAGGAAAGTATAATGCCCTATAAGCTTGTCATAACTAGAAATTTCATCAGTGAGACTACTCTCTCTCTAGTCCTAATACAGATCTCTACCACTGGTAAGGGAAATCAGACATTACTTGATTGATCAGATTATATTGAGCTTGAGCCAGTAAATCACATAAGAGGATCATTCATCTCTTTTAATTTCCTTGGCTGTACATGAGTAACACaatcaacaacaacaaaaacctTATCCTCAAGGAAAAGATCCTTAACATGGATCACACTATGTAATTTGACTCGGTTAAAAAACAACTTTTCCAAGTTATTTTCCATGAGATCCTCATAGTAATACTGAATTCAGTCCAAATAAGCTCTCCTACGAAAACTATTTGTTGGAATGCAACTACCAAGTAAATCTTGcaaaacaaattcattttttttcccaAATATTTTAGCACGTAACACTATACTCTACACCAAAATTAACTGCTAGAAACACAGTAGTGGCGGATTACTCACATCAACTTGTCCCTTTTTAGCGACATTAGACCAATCCTTGGCCGCGACACCCGTTTTCCAATCAAAATCCACAGTCAACGTTGTCGCGGGAGTCTGATCCAAAGCCCAAAAACAAGTCATGTAATCTCCAGCCTCCACTGCCGCGAACGCAAACTGCCCCGACTGAACGCGATCCCCGTAGTGATAGTTGTTCCCGTACGACGAAGTCacctaacaaaaaaaaaacacacgaTTACCATTCAACCAGAGAACACGATCCGATTCACTAATGGGCcccaaaaaatataattttttggcAGTGGGGTTCATGAAAATACCCGAACGGTGACTCTGACGGAATCGGGCAGAGGTTGACCCTCGTTGGGATTGACGATGAGGTACTTGCCCACCGTCATTGAATTGCTCTTGATGTCTTCGGATATGCATTTGGTGTGGCCAGACTGGAGTTCGAATCGAAGGGATTGGGTTGAGGAAGAAAAGAGCACCAAAAGCATAAGCGAAAGATGCAGAAGGGGTTTGGGGTTTGCCCCAATCATGATGATCATGATGAATGGATTGTGTGTTTGGTGAGAGAGAAAAGGAGAGATTAGGTTATGGGCGTGAAGTGTAGGTGGAGAACAAGAATCAATAGAGATTTAGCGGCTATgaatcataaattattaataatgatatttcAAGTCttaaaccaaaccaaaccaaacacgGTGCCAACTACTACTACTGTTGCAGCTGCACAACACAACCACGATGTCCATGTCCATTGTCAAACTTTGGATCTTACGTGGCCTCTTTTCATTGGAACTTACACGTATTGTTCATACTCAATCAGAggaataagataaataaataaacaaataaaattatttaataaatcaattttgtaaattttgttttgtgatGATTAACAGTTTTGTCTTAAAACATCAaccttttattataatatatttcttaaaatacattgcataataaaaaatacactgTTTTTCTtcgtatatttatttattattcgctgattttatgtttttatcataaaagtttgtttttttccaaaacaattaaaaaaaaaacactttctcCTTTCTTCATACATAGAGGTTCTTACATGTTCTTACTAGCACTTCAATTGTGGTCCAATTGAGTGCTGATGGTGGAGACCATTCATTCACCTCCTTCTTCCAATGTTGGGAGAATTGCAGCAAGCTTTGATGGAAGATTGagaaaattaaactaaaaacaaaaaatacatcttactgtctttattttttagcttttaaaagtagaaaaaacaaaagcagtttttataaactattttaataaaacacttatcaaacaagttttttagttttttaacaactaaaaaacttatatatttttttaaaagtagtaACAAACAAGCCCTTGTGACTTTATGTTTACTTCCATGCATACACATATTGAATTTTTCACCCACATAATACATATCCACGTTCAAAATTCAGTTCTTAGATAACAAGGAAGGgagaaataaatgaaaaatttgaataaaagtatataaatataaatttaaaatttaaaataagaaatataattatattgagTAAAAAtattgttggttattaattctgattttattacccttaaactattttaccgttatattgtATTAATGGTCAGTGTTTACAGGCCTGTTAGTAGTACTATTTCATAACTATTTTACTGTTATATATgtgattgagtaaatcaaaatgaataagattagttttgcaattttgtgtaATTACTTtgccttctcttatttccttccatTAGTTCCTACAAATATTTcaggtaaaaaaataaattaaaaaatagtaatttgtaaaagtaaatttagtaagaaa
The sequence above is a segment of the Phaseolus vulgaris cultivar G19833 chromosome 2, P. vulgaris v2.0, whole genome shotgun sequence genome. Coding sequences within it:
- the LOC137811530 gene encoding transmembrane emp24 domain-containing protein p24delta9-like gives rise to the protein MIIMIGANPKPLLHLSLMLLVLFSSSTQSLRFELQSGHTKCISEDIKSNSMTVGKYLIVNPNEGQPLPDSVRVTVRVTSSYGNNYHYGDRVQSGQFAFAAVEAGDYMTCFWALDQTPATTLTVDFDWKTGVAAKDWSNVAKKGQVDVMELELRKLQDSVASIHDEMFYLREREEEMQELNRATNSRMFWLSLLSLLVCLSVAGMQLWHLKTFFEKKKLI